The genome window tgaaaaaattacataattttctcaaaactttcaaattttgttaatttagcAGTAACCAAATCACAACCATGGCCGACAAAGTTGTTGAGAAGGCTCCCGGACGCCCCATGAAGTATCCCTATACTTTTTCGGCTAAGCTGGCCCAATTCCCAATCAAGCATTACATTAAGAACCAATGGATCTGGCGCTACTATTTCATTGCAGTGGTTGCCTGCGTTCCCGTTTTCTACAAGATCAGCAAGCTGGGTAAGTACTGCATTTTCAGTTGTGACATTTATGCAAAActattgttaaatttattatctGTGCTTTTTTCAGCAAATTCACCCGAAAACAAG of Drosophila nasuta strain 15112-1781.00 chromosome 3, ASM2355853v1, whole genome shotgun sequence contains these proteins:
- the LOC132792727 gene encoding uncharacterized protein LOC132792727; the protein is MADKVVEKAPGRPMKYPYTFSAKLAQFPIKHYIKNQWIWRYYFIAVVACVPVFYKISKLANSPENKKAWAESQAKEHAEHH